Proteins co-encoded in one Medicago truncatula cultivar Jemalong A17 chromosome 8, MtrunA17r5.0-ANR, whole genome shotgun sequence genomic window:
- the LOC120577357 gene encoding F-box/FBD/LRR-repeat protein At4g26340-like: MDKVCVPPSLKRLTIIIDNEVGAYLEMKAPDLEYLYINGITSGEVFSMYNLHNVVEAHLNVFLQPFSSVIPLNNLLGNLSGTKHLVLGRSTTKWLLGEPHDLNFQELCYLFRLELTLCRCNINSVLNLLQKCPMLQVLIIHNDKEQSSFLRWTSTPCVPNCLVSHLTFIQFKGFRGFSDEVSFAEYVLQKGLVLKTLIIADISVDLKEKYDILKTISDVPRASGMCQLKFD; the protein is encoded by the exons ATGGATAAAGTTTGCGTCCCACCTTCTTTGAAAAGGTTGACAATCATCATTGATAATGAAGTTGGGGCTTACCTTGAAATGAAAGCACCGGATCTTGAGTACCTTTACATCAACGGAATCACATCCGGCGAAGTTTTTAGCATGTACAACTTGCACAATGTGGTGGAAGCACATCTTAATGTTTTTCTCCAGCCGTTTTCTTCCGTCATCCCTTTGAACAACCTCCTTGGAAATCTCTCTGGGACTAAACATCTAGTGTTGGGTCGTTCAACAACCAAg TGGCTGCTTGGAGAGCCCCATGATCTAAATTTTCAAGAACTTTGCTATTTGTTTCGCCTAGAACTCACTCTTTGTCGGTGCAACATCAATTCTGTACTGAACTTGCTTCAAAAGTGTCCTATGCTTCAAGTTCTCATAATTCATAACGACAAG GAACAGTCATCTTTCCTACGATGGACTTCAACACCATGTGTTCCTAATTGTCTCGTATCACACCtaacttttattcaatttaaaggATTTCGTGGATTTTCAGATGAGGTGTCATTTGCTGAGTATGTTTTACAAAAAGGACTTGTTTTAAAGACATTGATTATTGCTGATATTTCCGTGGACTTAAAGGAGAAGTACGACATTCTCAAAACAATATCTGATGTGCCAAGGGCCTCAGGAATGTGTCAACTTAAATTTGACTGA